In Sphingobacterium sp. PCS056, the following proteins share a genomic window:
- a CDS encoding APC family permease produces the protein MNRQLKLWDAIMIVMGSMIGSGIFIVSSDMMRQLGSGWWVIIVWGITAVMTVSAALCYGELSALFPKAGGQYTYLTEVFGKMTGFLYGWSLFTVIQTGTIAAVAVAFGKFTAYLIPELNNAPPLYQNGSFKITWIQILAMFVILILTFINTRGVRSGKIIQSFFTSSKIIALILLIIGGIFMIKENHFSENLSYGLNSYQNLKGLGWTDISGGILLGGIAAAMVGSVFSSVAWENVTFIAGEIENPKRNVVRAMVIGTSLVMVLYLLCNYVYLSALSREEIAFAVNDRVAVATANKILGETGTIIMAILVMISTFGCVNGIVLSGARVFQRMAKDGLFLKQAIPNNKYEVPEKSLWLQGIWASLLCLSGQYGDLLDMISFVIVLFYMITVFAVIWLRFKQPNLERPYKTVGYPIVPLIYLLIGAAFCILLILYKPQYTWPGFILIILGLPVYWLINKKRTATIDS, from the coding sequence ATGAATCGACAACTCAAACTTTGGGATGCTATTATGATTGTAATGGGATCAATGATTGGAAGTGGAATTTTTATTGTTTCATCAGATATGATGCGACAGTTAGGTTCGGGATGGTGGGTCATAATCGTATGGGGCATTACAGCCGTGATGACTGTTTCTGCAGCCCTATGTTACGGCGAGTTGTCCGCTTTATTTCCCAAAGCGGGAGGCCAATATACCTACTTGACTGAAGTCTTTGGAAAAATGACAGGCTTTTTATACGGCTGGAGCCTATTTACCGTGATTCAAACCGGAACTATTGCTGCAGTAGCAGTGGCATTTGGAAAATTTACAGCCTACCTCATTCCTGAACTCAATAACGCTCCCCCCTTATACCAAAATGGCTCCTTTAAGATTACCTGGATTCAAATACTTGCGATGTTCGTTATCTTAATACTCACCTTTATCAACACTAGGGGAGTACGAAGCGGAAAAATAATACAATCCTTTTTTACATCATCAAAGATCATTGCCTTAATTCTACTCATAATAGGCGGTATATTTATGATCAAAGAAAATCATTTTTCTGAAAACTTGAGTTATGGCTTAAATTCCTATCAAAATTTGAAAGGTCTCGGCTGGACAGATATCAGTGGTGGGATTTTGTTAGGAGGTATTGCTGCTGCAATGGTAGGTTCAGTTTTCAGTAGTGTTGCTTGGGAGAACGTCACTTTTATTGCAGGGGAAATTGAAAATCCCAAACGCAACGTTGTTCGGGCGATGGTGATCGGTACATCCTTAGTGATGGTGCTTTATTTACTCTGTAACTATGTGTACTTATCTGCATTAAGTAGGGAAGAGATTGCATTTGCTGTCAATGACCGTGTGGCGGTCGCGACAGCCAATAAAATATTGGGCGAAACAGGAACGATTATTATGGCTATTCTAGTCATGATATCCACATTTGGCTGTGTCAACGGTATTGTGCTCTCCGGCGCAAGGGTATTTCAACGGATGGCAAAAGATGGTTTATTCTTGAAGCAAGCTATACCTAATAATAAATACGAAGTACCTGAAAAATCACTATGGTTGCAGGGAATATGGGCTTCACTACTATGTTTGAGCGGTCAGTATGGAGACTTGCTTGACATGATATCTTTTGTGATTGTCTTATTTTATATGATCACGGTATTTGCTGTGATTTGGCTTCGATTTAAACAACCAAATTTAGAACGTCCTTATAAAACGGTAGGATACCCGATCGTTCCTTTAATTTACTTACTTATTGGAGCGGCATTTTGTATCTTATTGATTTTATATAAACCACAATACACATGGCCTGGTTTTATTCTTATTATTCTGGGACTACCTGTTTACTGGTTGATAAACAAGAAAAGAACAGCTACGATAGATTCATAA
- a CDS encoding tetratricopeptide repeat protein, which yields MYKKIYQVGFALSLMATPALAQQTEWQQINKAYKSGMELFERGKFTSASEQFNRVEALRTKSSLQLDETEELTLLKENVRYYQAVCALELGETDAEAQFLKYIKDYPSSANAKAAYFQIGKSYYAKKDYVKAIEWFTKIDSKNLAGNESAEYRFKLGYSYFTTKNYTAAKPLFEALKDQKSEYQEASIYYYAYLCYLDAEYKTALNEFERLNGSKTFETSYPYYITALYFLDKRYDDVLDYALPIMQRTKQENETELFRIIAATYFIKGDLKSSKNYYDKFQAQDQGKTQNNQDSYQIGYIAYKLKDYDKAITELEKMTEPDAYYQSAMITLGDSFLKKGNKQAARNAFFKASKLDFDKDLQEEGLFNYAKLSYELEFHQVALASTQEYLKTYPNSKRQEEAKTLLAEVLLSTKNYREAVDILETIQKRGKEANVAYQKVTYYRGLEYYNERAFENAISLFMRSEANRYDEEIYALATYWKAEAMYEVRKYGEAVTNFNKFLRLPAASKTDVYNYANYALAYAAFRNGNYNTAANYFERFLATGGSKGIELNTRNDAIARLGDSYFSAKNYGKAMEQYDRLINAKAASQDYALFQRGIIQGLQGNNEGKIATLKSVIAKYPSSNYADDVSFEIPYTYFLMGQSDQAISGLQTMVEKYPRSSYVPRALVTIGLVQYNQDNNEAALKTFQRVVDQYATTDEAKQAMRSIENIYLDNSDATGYIKYATGTNIGNLTTSEQDSRTFSTATTLFSRSNYQGAIEAVNAYFDKFPKPIQEKYARFIRAESNAALGHIDEALHDYNIILNDWTSAYTERTLVSVSRLYLKQKKYNEATQLLKKLELTSEYKSNYSYAINNLMVSYFEIGDYKETLNYSNAVRNYEKSSEEEIANASLYAGKAYLKQSKRAEALKEFNLAALKSRTVIGAEARYNVALMQYENKEYEAAIKSAFDVSDSFSSYDYWVAKSFILMADAYVGKGDNFQAKSTLESVIENYDGKDDILPTAKARLEKLNKKK from the coding sequence ATGTATAAAAAGATTTACCAGGTAGGGTTTGCGCTAAGTTTGATGGCGACACCAGCTTTAGCACAGCAGACAGAGTGGCAACAAATCAACAAAGCATACAAGTCCGGAATGGAATTGTTTGAAAGAGGTAAGTTTACTTCTGCTTCCGAACAATTTAATCGTGTAGAAGCTTTACGTACCAAATCATCATTACAATTAGATGAAACAGAGGAGCTGACACTCCTAAAAGAAAATGTTCGCTATTATCAAGCGGTATGTGCTCTTGAGCTTGGAGAAACAGATGCTGAAGCACAATTTCTGAAATATATCAAAGACTATCCTTCAAGTGCGAATGCTAAAGCTGCATATTTTCAGATTGGAAAATCGTATTATGCAAAGAAAGATTATGTAAAAGCAATTGAATGGTTTACCAAGATCGATAGTAAAAATTTAGCAGGAAATGAAAGTGCAGAGTATCGTTTTAAATTGGGATATTCTTATTTTACAACTAAGAATTATACGGCTGCAAAACCACTTTTTGAAGCTTTAAAAGATCAGAAATCGGAATATCAAGAAGCATCTATTTATTATTATGCTTACTTATGTTATCTAGATGCGGAGTATAAGACTGCTTTGAATGAGTTTGAACGTCTGAATGGATCAAAAACTTTTGAAACCAGTTATCCGTACTATATTACAGCCTTGTATTTCTTAGATAAGCGCTATGATGATGTTTTGGATTATGCTTTGCCCATTATGCAACGCACCAAACAAGAAAATGAAACGGAATTGTTCCGTATTATCGCAGCGACATACTTTATTAAAGGAGATCTGAAATCATCTAAAAACTACTACGATAAGTTTCAAGCACAAGATCAGGGAAAGACACAAAACAATCAAGATAGTTACCAAATCGGTTATATCGCCTATAAGTTAAAAGATTATGATAAGGCGATTACAGAATTGGAGAAAATGACCGAACCTGATGCTTATTATCAAAGTGCGATGATTACATTAGGAGATTCATTCTTGAAAAAAGGTAATAAACAAGCCGCTCGTAATGCATTCTTCAAAGCATCTAAATTAGATTTTGATAAAGATCTGCAAGAAGAAGGTTTATTTAATTATGCTAAACTTTCTTATGAACTGGAATTCCACCAAGTAGCGTTAGCTTCTACGCAGGAATATTTAAAAACATATCCAAATTCAAAACGTCAGGAAGAGGCTAAAACATTGTTAGCTGAAGTGTTGCTGAGTACTAAAAATTACCGCGAAGCTGTTGATATCTTAGAAACTATTCAGAAACGAGGAAAAGAAGCAAATGTAGCTTACCAAAAAGTAACGTACTATAGAGGTTTGGAATACTATAATGAGCGTGCATTTGAAAATGCGATCTCCTTATTCATGCGTTCGGAAGCGAATCGTTATGATGAAGAGATTTATGCATTAGCTACTTACTGGAAAGCAGAAGCGATGTATGAGGTGCGTAAATATGGTGAAGCAGTAACGAACTTCAATAAATTTTTACGTTTACCAGCAGCTAGCAAAACGGATGTGTACAACTACGCCAACTATGCATTAGCATATGCCGCATTTAGAAATGGTAATTACAATACCGCTGCGAATTATTTTGAACGCTTTTTAGCGACAGGTGGTTCCAAAGGAATTGAATTAAATACCCGTAACGATGCTATCGCGCGTTTAGGAGATTCGTATTTCTCAGCAAAAAATTATGGTAAAGCCATGGAGCAGTATGATCGATTGATCAATGCAAAAGCAGCAAGTCAAGATTATGCTTTATTCCAACGCGGTATTATCCAAGGGCTACAAGGTAATAATGAAGGCAAAATTGCAACGCTTAAATCTGTAATCGCCAAATACCCATCGTCAAACTATGCCGATGATGTTTCCTTCGAGATTCCTTATACCTATTTCTTGATGGGGCAGTCGGATCAAGCTATTTCAGGATTACAAACGATGGTGGAGAAATATCCACGTAGTAGTTATGTGCCTCGTGCTTTGGTTACAATTGGTTTAGTACAATATAATCAAGATAATAACGAAGCTGCTTTAAAGACCTTCCAACGTGTAGTTGATCAATATGCGACTACAGATGAGGCCAAACAAGCGATGCGTTCTATTGAAAATATTTATTTGGACAATAGTGATGCTACTGGCTATATCAAATATGCTACTGGTACCAATATTGGAAATTTAACCACATCTGAGCAAGATAGCCGCACCTTCTCTACTGCTACCACCTTGTTCTCAAGATCAAATTATCAAGGTGCAATCGAAGCTGTCAATGCTTATTTTGACAAATTCCCTAAACCAATTCAAGAAAAATATGCTCGTTTTATTCGTGCAGAAAGTAATGCCGCACTAGGTCATATCGATGAGGCTCTACACGATTATAACATTATCTTGAATGATTGGACAAGTGCTTACACCGAACGTACTTTGGTCAGTGTGTCACGCTTGTATTTGAAGCAGAAGAAATATAATGAAGCAACACAATTGCTCAAAAAATTAGAGTTGACTTCTGAATACAAATCGAACTACAGCTATGCGATCAACAATTTAATGGTGAGCTATTTTGAGATTGGTGATTATAAAGAAACGTTGAATTACTCCAATGCAGTAAGGAATTACGAGAAATCATCGGAGGAAGAAATTGCTAACGCTTCTTTATATGCAGGTAAAGCATATTTAAAACAAAGCAAGCGTGCAGAAGCTCTGAAAGAATTTAATTTAGCAGCCTTAAAAAGCCGTACAGTTATTGGTGCAGAGGCACGCTATAATGTTGCTTTGATGCAGTATGAAAACAAGGAATATGAAGCAGCTATTAAATCAGCTTTTGATGTTTCAGATTCATTCTCTTCTTATGATTACTGGGTAGCAAAAAGCTTTATCTTAATGGCTGATGCTTATGTCGGAAAAGGAGATAATTTCCAAGCAAAATCTACTTTAGAGAGTGTGATTGAAAATTATGATGGTAAGGATGATATTTTGCCTACAGCAAAAGCTCGTCTAGAAAAATTGAACAAAAAGAAATAG
- a CDS encoding TonB-dependent receptor encodes MKKLHNTTVKKYTLATLLLGAGMHSFAQETPKKVDPATPVTIDSFDVVRDYKPILADAVKIRRSPDMTNKREYQPRLTYNNITDKKLDINTGLRELNVKELPFSQLADQTSNYVKFGVGNYNTILGEAYLAVDQFENTRFGLFAKHLNQKGSIEGQKFATQDIGIFGRRVYEPFTLNGTLGYNRYATNFYGQVFDQSSNLINTTPEAQAFNDIYFNGELTSNTDVDKEGAVSYSAKADAYLFKDKYNAKENSFALSGYLNKKINTFNVGANLSASFNSVEDVEVSTKNHVASINPYIKFKGDNYNVTLGANLVSEFGDSSRFNVFPTVEADFAVVPEYVYLFAGANGGVKQGSLRGFAKENPYLNSNIEVRNTLEKLNIYAGLKGNAGANFGYKVKAFYKQIEGLPLFINSREELGEGFVPYKFDVIYDGYSSKATHFGIEGEMNVRVSQLVNLGGKINIDDYKVKDTEEAWSLPKFRFLANARFNISDKFFVDAELSTQGQTSALAYTYTSATVRSENPSKVTIPSFADFNAGAEYRIKKQLGVFVKANNIFGTEYERYQYYPRLGFNIIGGINFSF; translated from the coding sequence ATGAAGAAGTTGCACAATACAACAGTGAAGAAATATACATTAGCAACCTTGTTATTGGGTGCTGGAATGCACTCCTTTGCACAAGAAACACCAAAAAAAGTTGATCCTGCTACACCAGTGACAATCGATTCTTTTGATGTCGTACGTGATTATAAACCTATTCTTGCAGATGCGGTAAAAATCCGTCGTAGTCCTGATATGACTAATAAAAGAGAATATCAGCCAAGATTGACCTATAATAATATCACAGATAAAAAACTAGATATCAATACTGGATTGCGCGAATTGAACGTCAAAGAACTGCCTTTCTCGCAACTAGCGGATCAAACCAGTAACTATGTTAAATTTGGCGTAGGTAACTATAACACGATTCTAGGTGAAGCATATTTAGCCGTTGATCAGTTTGAAAATACACGTTTTGGATTATTTGCCAAACATTTGAACCAAAAAGGAAGTATTGAAGGACAAAAGTTCGCAACACAAGATATCGGTATTTTCGGACGACGTGTTTATGAGCCTTTTACTTTAAATGGTACTTTAGGTTACAACCGTTATGCAACAAACTTCTATGGACAGGTCTTTGATCAGAGTTCTAATCTAATCAATACAACTCCAGAAGCACAAGCTTTTAATGATATCTATTTTAATGGTGAGCTGACCAGTAATACTGATGTGGATAAAGAAGGAGCAGTAAGTTACTCGGCAAAAGCGGATGCTTACCTATTTAAAGATAAGTACAATGCAAAAGAGAATTCATTTGCACTGTCGGGTTATCTGAATAAAAAGATCAACACCTTTAATGTTGGAGCAAATTTAAGCGCAAGCTTTAATTCTGTTGAGGACGTTGAGGTATCGACAAAAAACCATGTGGCATCCATTAATCCGTATATTAAATTCAAAGGCGATAATTATAATGTAACTCTAGGAGCTAATCTCGTGTCGGAGTTTGGTGATAGTAGCCGGTTTAATGTATTCCCAACAGTAGAAGCTGATTTTGCTGTAGTACCAGAATATGTGTACTTATTTGCAGGAGCAAACGGTGGAGTGAAACAAGGATCATTACGTGGTTTTGCAAAAGAAAACCCTTACTTGAATAGCAATATTGAAGTGCGTAACACCTTAGAAAAATTAAATATCTATGCAGGTCTAAAAGGTAATGCAGGCGCAAATTTTGGTTATAAAGTAAAAGCATTTTACAAACAGATCGAAGGACTTCCTTTATTTATCAATAGTAGAGAGGAATTGGGAGAAGGATTTGTTCCCTATAAATTTGATGTTATTTACGATGGCTATTCCAGTAAAGCAACTCATTTTGGGATAGAGGGAGAGATGAACGTTCGTGTTTCACAATTGGTGAACTTAGGGGGTAAGATCAATATTGATGATTACAAAGTAAAAGATACGGAAGAAGCATGGTCATTGCCAAAATTCCGTTTCTTAGCCAATGCAAGATTTAATATTTCGGATAAATTCTTTGTAGATGCCGAGTTATCAACGCAAGGACAAACATCAGCTTTAGCCTATACGTATACAAGTGCTACAGTACGATCCGAAAATCCATCGAAAGTGACGATACCTTCTTTTGCAGATTTTAATGCCGGTGCCGAATATCGGATTAAGAAACAATTAGGCGTATTTGTAAAAGCAAATAATATCTTTGGAACCGAATACGAGCGTTATCAATACTACCCACGTCTAGGTTTTAATATAATTGGTGGTATAAACTTTTCTTTTTAA
- a CDS encoding aspartate carbamoyltransferase catalytic subunit — translation MSSTAEHLSTRHLLGIKDLNESDIQLILNTASNFKEVLNRPIKKVPSLRDITIANVFFENSTRTRLSFELAEKRLSADIVNFAASSSSVSKGETLIDTVNNILAMKVDMIVMRHPYAGAGVFLSKHVNAQIVNAGDGAHEHPTQALLDSFSIRERFGDVAGRKVAIIGDITHSRVALSNILCLQKQGAEVMVCGPTTLIPKYITSLGVKVEHDLMKALNWCDVANMLRIQLERQDIAYFPSLREYTMLYGLNKTLLDSLDKEITIMHPGPINRGVEITSDVADSSHSIILDQVENGVAVRMAVLYLLAGQRG, via the coding sequence ATGTCATCAACAGCTGAACACTTAAGTACACGTCATTTGTTAGGAATAAAAGATTTGAACGAATCCGATATCCAATTGATTTTAAATACTGCGAGCAACTTTAAAGAAGTTTTAAATAGACCGATCAAGAAAGTTCCCTCTCTGCGTGATATTACAATCGCAAATGTCTTTTTTGAAAACTCCACGCGCACACGTTTATCATTTGAGCTAGCAGAAAAGAGACTTTCAGCAGATATTGTCAATTTTGCAGCCTCATCTTCTTCTGTAAGTAAAGGTGAGACGTTGATCGATACGGTCAATAATATCTTAGCGATGAAAGTGGATATGATCGTGATGCGTCACCCATATGCTGGAGCAGGCGTGTTTTTGAGTAAGCATGTAAACGCACAAATTGTCAATGCCGGTGACGGTGCACATGAGCATCCTACACAAGCGTTATTAGATTCGTTCTCGATTCGTGAACGTTTTGGTGATGTAGCTGGACGTAAAGTAGCAATCATCGGTGATATCACCCATTCACGTGTAGCGCTATCTAATATCTTATGTTTACAAAAACAAGGTGCAGAAGTTATGGTCTGTGGACCAACTACGCTAATTCCTAAATATATCACTTCATTAGGTGTTAAAGTAGAACACGATTTGATGAAAGCATTGAACTGGTGTGATGTAGCGAATATGTTACGTATTCAATTGGAAAGACAAGATATCGCCTATTTCCCATCTTTACGCGAATATACCATGCTTTATGGCTTAAATAAAACCCTATTAGATTCACTGGATAAAGAAATAACAATTATGCATCCAGGACCGATCAATAGAGGAGTAGAGATCACATCTGATGTTGCAGATAGTTCACATTCGATTATATTAGATCAAGTGGAAAATGGTGTAGCCGTGCGTATGGCAGTCCTTTATCTGTTAGCAGGACAGCGAGGTTAA
- the pyrR gene encoding bifunctional pyr operon transcriptional regulator/uracil phosphoribosyltransferase PyrR → MKQSILLDGPKFQITIQRLCRQLIENHGDFSNTVIIGIQPRGTFLARCIVKELEKMLGTSILSGDLDITFYRDDFRRKGNDGPILANSTNINFIVEGKKVILMDDVLWTGRTIRSAMDAIQAFGRAERIELLVLVDRRFSRQIPIQPDYIGIQVDSIDSQKVIVNWQESDNQDSIILVTEKK, encoded by the coding sequence ATGAAACAGTCGATTTTATTAGATGGACCAAAATTTCAGATTACCATTCAAAGACTTTGTCGTCAATTGATTGAGAATCATGGAGATTTTTCAAATACAGTTATAATTGGTATACAACCTCGTGGAACTTTCTTAGCCAGATGCATTGTCAAAGAATTGGAGAAAATGTTGGGTACATCAATTTTAAGTGGAGATTTGGATATTACATTTTACCGTGACGATTTTCGTAGAAAAGGTAATGATGGTCCCATTTTAGCTAACAGCACAAACATCAATTTTATTGTAGAAGGTAAAAAGGTCATTTTGATGGATGACGTCCTTTGGACTGGTCGAACCATTCGTTCTGCGATGGATGCCATTCAAGCATTTGGTCGAGCCGAACGTATCGAACTACTTGTGCTCGTTGACCGTCGTTTTTCAAGACAGATCCCGATCCAACCCGATTATATTGGAATTCAAGTGGATTCTATTGATTCGCAAAAAGTGATTGTGAACTGGCAGGAGTCGGATAATCAGGATAGTATTATCTTGGTAACAGAGAAAAAATAG
- a CDS encoding SPOR domain-containing protein, with translation MNLGKNINNLLKRYSEVYVKGLGVFKRKHSAAQLDRQRDLFLPPISYVEFDSTAENGFNFIHYIQQQQNLNLDAATQVLQDAVADLKDQLIQNGQAKLEDLGHIVSYGSSLVFKPLDLSGFNFEPIKHVVVPEIETVIPDRELEEIIPLIPVEEQESVDDELEEEKEVDTVEVEEEIVTEEVESIQSDPVVEPVEIEPVVFTHEQIVEQEPVVLYEERTTQSSTMWYYISAAIIIVVSVIVAFMLNPTLKDQLFGKKPAVAPVVVVAPVDTVAKIDSTQLKQDSTALIDTLNQDTVILPAATKETLVVKESVPVAQPNYQLVIATPKTMALAEEEVLRLRKKGYTTVRAVDSKFKRNKKRVIWDTYITKEEADRDQATVAKTFSGAWVEKISK, from the coding sequence ATGAATTTAGGTAAAAACATCAATAATCTATTAAAGCGTTACTCAGAAGTTTACGTTAAGGGCTTGGGGGTGTTCAAAAGAAAGCATTCTGCGGCACAGTTAGATAGACAGCGTGACCTGTTTTTACCACCTATCTCTTATGTAGAATTTGATTCTACAGCAGAAAATGGGTTTAACTTTATTCATTATATTCAGCAACAGCAAAATCTAAACTTGGATGCAGCCACGCAAGTATTGCAAGATGCTGTGGCAGATTTAAAAGATCAACTGATCCAAAATGGACAAGCAAAACTGGAAGACTTAGGTCATATCGTGAGCTACGGTTCTAGTTTAGTTTTTAAACCATTGGATTTATCAGGATTTAATTTTGAACCGATCAAACATGTTGTTGTTCCAGAAATAGAAACTGTCATTCCAGACCGTGAATTGGAGGAAATTATTCCTCTGATTCCTGTTGAAGAGCAGGAAAGTGTCGATGATGAGCTTGAAGAGGAGAAAGAGGTAGATACCGTAGAAGTAGAAGAAGAGATTGTTACTGAAGAAGTAGAGTCAATTCAATCGGATCCAGTTGTCGAACCGGTGGAAATAGAACCTGTTGTCTTTACTCACGAACAAATCGTGGAGCAAGAGCCCGTAGTGTTGTATGAAGAAAGAACGACACAGTCCAGTACGATGTGGTATTATATTTCTGCCGCAATCATTATTGTCGTATCTGTCATCGTAGCTTTCATGCTCAATCCAACTTTAAAAGATCAACTGTTTGGAAAGAAGCCGGCAGTTGCTCCTGTTGTTGTTGTTGCCCCCGTGGATACAGTAGCAAAAATAGACAGTACGCAATTGAAACAAGATTCAACAGCTCTAATTGACACGTTAAACCAGGATACGGTAATACTTCCTGCAGCGACAAAAGAAACGCTTGTTGTCAAAGAGTCTGTGCCGGTAGCACAGCCCAATTATCAACTGGTCATTGCCACTCCGAAAACGATGGCATTGGCAGAAGAAGAGGTCTTAAGGTTACGAAAAAAGGGATATACAACTGTGCGAGCAGTGGATAGCAAATTTAAGAGGAATAAAAAACGCGTGATTTGGGACACCTATATAACAAAAGAAGAAGCAGATCGTGATCAGGCAACGGTTGCGAAAACTTTCTCAGGAGCATGGGTTGAAAAAATATCGAAATAG
- a CDS encoding gluconate 2-dehydrogenase subunit 3 family protein has protein sequence MNRRESLKALGLIAAGTGLLAGSCNTDKSKTAAVDTSDRLPGIQDFEYERTKALLEEKFFNEHEFATITVLADIIIPKDASSGSASDAGVPDFIEFIVKDLPDNKIPMRGGLKWLDVQCQKRFGQAFVNCKQQEQLAIVDDIAYPELARPEMQQGVAFFSLMRNLTASGFYTSEIGVKAIGFQGNTPGVWNGVPDDVLKQHGFDPTKFLDKT, from the coding sequence ATGAATAGAAGAGAATCACTAAAAGCATTAGGTCTCATTGCAGCAGGAACGGGCCTGTTGGCAGGATCCTGTAATACCGATAAAAGTAAAACAGCAGCGGTAGATACTTCAGACCGCCTTCCAGGAATACAGGATTTTGAATATGAACGCACAAAAGCACTATTAGAAGAGAAATTTTTTAACGAACATGAGTTTGCGACCATTACTGTATTAGCCGATATCATTATTCCTAAAGATGCGTCTTCGGGAAGTGCCTCAGATGCAGGGGTGCCCGACTTTATTGAGTTTATCGTGAAAGATTTACCAGATAATAAAATTCCAATGCGGGGTGGCTTAAAATGGCTAGATGTACAATGTCAAAAAAGATTTGGACAAGCATTTGTTAATTGTAAGCAGCAGGAACAATTGGCTATCGTCGATGATATTGCTTATCCTGAATTAGCGAGACCTGAAATGCAGCAAGGAGTTGCTTTCTTTTCACTCATGCGCAACCTGACTGCTTCTGGATTTTATACCAGCGAAATCGGAGTAAAAGCAATCGGTTTTCAAGGAAATACACCAGGCGTGTGGAACGGTGTTCCAGATGATGTATTGAAACAACATGGATTTGATCCAACTAAATTTTTGGATAAAACATAA